From Impatiens glandulifera chromosome 7, dImpGla2.1, whole genome shotgun sequence:
GCTCCTTGCTGTGGTTCAGCCAATGCCCCGTCCTTCCTGTTCTTATAATCCTCTGAAGTTGATTCGTCTTTACCCATATCAGCTCCTCGACTCTCTTGTAACCCCATAGTTCTAAGCTGTGTATTTTTCACACTTAAATCATTTAATCAACTAcaagaacaaaataaaaatagaaattccAGCTGCACTTACCATTCACGTCCCAATTCCATAGCACGTCCGGTAACCCAAAGAAATATCAAACCGTCAGTCTGCAATGCAGGAACATTCAGACTACGCATCTCATCATCAGCCATTGTACCATAAGGTAGTTCCATGTGAATGTCCCAAGGCGGATCTGCCATTATTACTCCAAACTGCCCCAATACGTCCATTCTAAACGATCTAATATCACAGTTTATCCACTGAGATTCACCCAGTTCTACTTCAGAACAGTAGTATGCTTTTTGAGGCTTCAATGGTCTGGGGATAGATGATATTGATGAAGCAACACCAATTATCTCTTGGCTGTTGTCAAGCTCATAGTGAACATATTTGCAAGTCTGAAACagcagaaaaaaaaaattatatatatgatcaaattgCTCATCCTAGTATGTAAACTACTATACCTTCATGTGGCGGCAAGTATCAAGAAAGGAGCAATCTCCTAGGTTGAGATCAGTATGAGGAGCTATTATGCGTCTAAAATGAACCTGCAAAAAGTGATACTGTGTAACACAAGCAAGCAAGCTAATATAGTAAGTAATTTCTAATAGCTCCATTCATAACAACCAACCTTCTCACATGCAATATAAGAACCACATTGACGTCTGCAATCTTCCTTCGTCAAAGCTGTACAGTACTCCTTCAGTTGAGAACCACCTTTTGTTTTGAACTATAATAGgaggttcaaaatattaatatatcaaaaatctaaacaaacaaatttatttccAAAAGAAACTTTAACTTGAAGCTAGCAAAATATATAGATCAACAAACAGTATTTCATCTATGATGAACAGGGGTTagaaagtcaaaatattaagtTTCAGTGAGAGCATGAATTTTAGATCACCAATAAACAATCAATTCTTCTTTGGCATTTCTGCCATCACATTTTCCTTATCTAGAAGCCGAGCAAAACAAAAGCCGGGAGTAATCTAGtctgtttatttttttacatgaaTTCCTTGGTTCAAGTAAAGGTCATGCCAGAAACCCAGGTTCATATGTCACATTATTTTTCGCGCTTAAAAAAGTTAAACAAAAATCAGTTAACCCATTCTAATGGATATTTGGATGCATAAAGAATTAGAAGAGCATGATTGACATTATTATAAGACCCTGTTTATTTAAGGTATAAAGTGTATGAGCTTGAACCTTAGCAGCGACAGCAGTTTCCCTTGCAGTGGGACGGCGAATGAGATCAAGTAGTTCCTCTCCTGTTTTAGACTTCTGTGATTCCCTAAAAGACTTCTTGTTCAATAAAGCTTCAAGATCCTTCAATTCATCCTCTTCAGTTTTTGCCTTCAAAGGGATTGCATTTGAGCTAACCACCAATGAAGTATTCATTCCCATAGGAGGTCTATGACTGGGCATGACCATCATCCCGCCACCCATGGCTCTAGGCCCACCTCTAGGTCCCATTAGTGAACCCTGACCAGGAAACATTGGAGATAAACCTGGCAAATGATGCCCCATCCACATGTCCTGCATCGGCCGTGGTATTATTGGCCCTCCCATAACTCCACCACTCTTCACTGCACTCTGCTTTTGCATTTGAATTCCATCATTAgattcattattattatgtagCTTACTTTCTGGCAGTTCCTTGACAAGTTGAGACCGATCGATTGCCATGACTCTAACTCTAGACTTCCCATCAACTACAAATTCCTCCAATTCCACGCCACCGTTATCCTCTGCCATGGACCTGAGCGCCATCTCCACCGCAAGTATGGCACCTAATTCCCCTCCCAGCTCCCTCAGAGCAGCTTTCTCCGCAGGTGTTGCCGACTGACCATTCTCCAGCCGAAGCAGAACAGTAGAGGAATCTATCGGTTCAAAAGGCACCCTTTCCAGCAAGCAAACCGCAACAACAGACCTCACAACTGATAATGGACCGCCGCTCTCATCGATAGTGAACTTGTCAGTGTCCATTCTGCTGCTGGAAACTTCATGAGACGGTTTCGGTCTCTGAGATTTGGCATTGCCGGAGTGGGAGGGGTTGTCGGAGACAGGAAGAGGAGGAGGTGCACGCTTGAGCTTtcggttagggttagggtttgggAGGGATTGAGGAAGAGGAGTGTAGGGTATGCCATTGTACGAAGACAGAACCTTCATAGAAAGATCAATGGAAGAGACCATGCTAGGATCAAGGGTCTGAAGAGAAGCGATAAGTTCAAGCTGAGCACTTTGTGCCGTGTCAATCCGTGTTTTCAGCTGTTGATGCATATCCTTGATCCTGGTCATTTCTTCATTGGCATCTGCTTGAGTCTCCATTTCTCTCTATGGCTGCTCTCGCAGAGCAAAGAAACAGAATCCAAGCGGCAGCAGCAAACCAAAACGACGAATGGGAAGAACGGGCCTTTACTCAAATTCCTAAAACAATGTCAtacaaataaagatataataaattGAAGAATTAATATACATAGCAAATTCATCTACTGCTAGACAGAAGACCATTCTTCAAAGAACTAATACACATAACAGAATTTGGCGTTTTGGATGTATTAAATCTATCTACAGCTAGTCTGCTAGACAGAAGACAACCAATGTTATCAAATCATAAACATTGACCTACTTTCATTTAACAGTTTCCAAATTCTTAATCTTCAACTCTAATAGTACATTTAACAGCGTACAGATGAACAGTTTTGGTGTCTTCGAGTCTAACATTAGTCTAAATTTACTAACATACAGATTAACAGTTAATGTTGTATGAGTTTTGTTTCCGGATTGGAATAATAAAAGATTCAAAAATCAATCCGGTCGTAAATAGATCAAATTGAAACGTGAGTCAAAATTGATACCTGGAGGCTGGTTGGAGATTTCCGGCGGACGTGACTGGTGAAGAACTCAAGAGTAGGTCTAGATTGTTTAGTTCTCGAGAAGAAGTGAAAGTGAAGtgaagaagaaacaaaaatataaaaataaaagaaaagcgAGCGGTGGGGCTTAAGGATATTGGGCCGTAGTTTCTCCCTTCCTAATTCAATTGGGGCTACTATAAAACCTTGCAAAGAAAACCCATTAcccaattttaatattttttaacaacaaTTTGAACCTTtatccataatatttttattattttaatatatatttaaaataagtatttttgattaaaattaaacactaaaataaaagagaaatgattgaggaGAGAATTTAGGTGAGAGAATAagagagggaatgacgtgacatAATCTGATttactaaaaaatcaaataatttctctctcttctctctttttttcCCACTTTTCTATTTTTCTAATGAGAATGAGGTGATGCAAGTCATTCCCTTTCCTATTCCCTCCTCAAAATCCTcctcaaaataaaagaaaaaataattttataaaaatttcaaataaaatacatcCACATAAAATTACCATGTACACAAAAGATagataaattagaaataatggtaaaacaaataaatttgatttaaattacttgtttttttttatcgattctAACCATACCTAACATGTactcatataattaaaattattttttcataacaaAAAAGTTGAaacattaacattaaaattttaaaatatatgagcGAGAAAATTAGTGACTCACTTAAATCGAATAACTATGATATAAGTTTAACAAATTCAAGATagctaaataaaaaatatattaaacaattcatttaaaaatcaCAAACATTTCAATTCACATTTCATCAACAACATCCAAACATCAAGatccaatttatattttatatatcaaaattcttATAGAAACATATTGAGagcaaatgaagttagattctTTTATTCTTTGTCTGAAAATGTAATTCTCTCCCTGCACAAATGAACTTATTGCTAATGAcactatatttttatattttttattaaaagatatttaaagTTGTGCAAATGAAATTAAAGCTTGTAAATATGGTTatgtttcataaaaaaaataattattttcttttatttattcaatttaactttttttttttattactcatATTTCAAATTGGCACTATTAATTACTAACTAAAAAGTGAGTTAATAATATCCCTGCAAACAGTTTACTATGTGTGCACAAGTCCTTTAGAAGTATCTTGATTAttgtttcaaattaattatctatatattttagttatttattatattataattttgcaTTTATGGGTGATTTATagtttaagttaatatatatgaaatgccACAGGTTAATCcgcatattttataaaattatttggttgaATGTCAATTATTGATACATTATACATCGTCTTAATTTTGTAATCATAATTAGTTTGGATGTAATTGTCATATACTATTTGTAGGGTtgagcaaatgggtaaaatCAATTCGTTttgtccgatccgtattaaatctaaactaaatttatctaatccctaattcaaacaattttactaattaatacgggATACGAATTAGATTGAAAATGctttggataatccaaactaaaaaatatttatatatatcaacttaaaattagtcaacaattttttttttaattcgaaatttttattattattaaatttgaatctaaaaaaaataaaataaaatatcgttgtGAAAGTgatataagtaaaatatatattatattaagatgaaatttaatttaaaaaataaaccaattaaaaaatatatttttatttagattgtttgaataatttgaataatcctaatccaatcggatttaattcaatccgaactcaatccgaactcaatccgattcgatctcaatccaatccaaaatatccaatccgaattattatttaaaattcatattggatttcggattaatccacccaatgctcacccctaactatttttgtaatttgaaaaataaaataggtaatatgtaataaatttttgaatattaaaccaaatctatttaaatgatataattagtttttaaaaactatattCATATTCAAGacataaataacttaatattatttagcTTAAAactgaagagataaaaaaatattaacatttaaaaataatcattaataaaaagaggtatatttatataattaaacaaaaaaaaatgtgataatatatatgaggaaatttggtgaggaaatTTGGTAAGAGAATTTGGTAAGGGAATGACGTGTGAtcgttgaaaaatgtaaaagtgggaggaaagagagaaaagagagaaattatttgattttttcagcgaataagattatgccacgtcattctcttaccaaattccctcactaaattccctcacctaatcatttctcaatatatattttctcattaataaaagaggtatatatatataattaaacaaaaaaaatgtgataatatatattttctctctaatATAAAGTTTGTATAATTCTAAAGATAGGGGAGCCaaaaaatgtgataatataTTAATGGTAACGAATGAGAATAATTccactcttttaattttttttatcatttaaataaattatttaatacttttttttaactttattataaaattattataaatattcatttaatttaaaattgaaaaagataaatttttaattttcaactcaaaatacaaattattaatgtttataataaatagaattcaaactagaaaatattatttaaaagaaaaaattataatattaggtacaaaatgaattttaatatatatttgataagaaaaagaaataattttttaaggagaaataagaatgataaattttaaaaagagaaataataatttaataaattatagatatatgtttaatttttattttatatatatttatatttataatttaatacatttatatattttattaattttatttattcattctccttattattatttatattaaaaataaattaattaactattaaccACAAAacttaatagataaaaaaataattaattaaattaaaaaataatcataatcatatttaatttcttattcttttcatatatatatatatatatatatatttcttaatttttccatttattatttttaaaaatatataaataaataaattaatttaaatatataattataaattaatagataaaaagagagaaaaaatataaatgaagagaagagataaattattaatgaaaagaggaaggataaataaatattttaaattagatttagTCATCGATCCTAATCACCTTCATACTCACACGTCATTCGTTATAATATTTTcgctcccctatcattactcaattCTAAAATTgctatttcaaatatataatatttaatttaattttttataataataaataaacttcaaatatatttttcaatcacttttaaaagttaacatttttaattaaatatacttttattattgtagtttaaatattttttattattaatttgtctAAGTTTATCTTATGAAATTGTTTTACttcctttcattttttttcattttagttCAGTccttttaaacaataatatatttaaaaaaagaatttatatttttttgctaaataataacattaataattatttttatttaataataataatttaattttataatattttgtataaaaaatatagatatatactaatattataaattaaaataatatttataaactattttatacatgtcaaaatatagagttaaagaGTGTAATGCGCGAAAAATACTGAAAAAAAATAAGGTTTTTGACTTCttacttatatttataaatccATCCTATCAAGATATGCGCCTACGCGCTGAATATCAATCTATCTCTAACCATGAATACAGGTTTAGTCATAGTTcacgaaaaataaataatccaaGAGAAGTCAATTACATATAACATAAATTCTCGAAGTGCCTAAAAGAGTAAAACaatcaagattataaaataaaaataaaaataaaatccaagaaaaatattttttataattttcttgaaaaatatttatttaattattattttaagatttcgtataaaaataatttaagacctaaaatgccaaaaacaaaattttgccAAAAGGCCgaaacaaacaaaatcaaatgacCTCTCGAATCGGGCAGATCCACTGATTAGTAGGGCATGGGTCATGGGCGAAGCCCACAGATGCAGTCAGGAATCGAACATAATATAAAGTCATGGGCGCAAGTACTTGAGCGCTGGTCTGCTACGCTggaggaaaaataaaatatatgttaaggTTGGAATTCAATCCTTGGTCGATCGTTCAACATCTAGACGACATAGCACCCACATCGCTAGACAATCATGTAAGCGCATCTCTCGATCGTTTGTCAAGCAAGGACAAGAAATTATCGGTCATATTATTCTCGGTCGGATGTGAGGCTAGTGCATATATAGAATCCTTAGTGATGTGAGGCCATGAAGGCGCACCTTCTCGGTTGGATGTGAAGTCAAGCTTGAGATTCTTAGGCTGGAAATCAGGCTAGACCGTAAAGGAGATTCTCGGTGAGGATTCAGGCTATTCCGTAGTTTTCTTGGTCGGAAACTATGTTACAGTACTCTTGACCTTTCTATTGGTTTCTTGGCCAAACTGTAACTTTCATCTTTCAAATCTCGGTTCCAACATCGACTCACCTGTGCAGCTAAGTACTAAGTTGTCAGAACCCTAATGCATAAGTTCAATTAAAAGATCGTCAATACTGAAAGCTGAAGACAGAAGAAGTTTCATTAAAAGAAATGCCACCTgtcatcatttaaataaatagtaaattaataactgtaattaagtaataaaaataattagtaaataaatgtGTATATGATTAAATCCTCCTAATATAAATAGAAGGGGATTATAACTTTTGGAGATATCTTTTGATTAACACTTTATCTTTCTTCTAATAAATCATTTTGAACCTTAGTTCTTGACATTTTTCTATTCTCTTGTCTTCTTCCCTGCCCATTCTGctatttttttatcatcttcTTTTTTACCCATTctgtattttattcatatttgagTTACTTACAGTTTGCTGGTATCGTGAACTGGTGGGTTTCGACATAAGCTACCAACTACTCGTCTAAACTAAAGTCTAAAATAAGCAACAAAGTAGTAAAGGAAAACAAGAAAGTAAAATGAAGAAGATTAAGTGCAGGTTTTTGAAAGTTTTGTAAAAGGGGCATATATGACCCTCCTTTCAAGCCATTAGCTTCAAGTAAACATTTGAATTGTGATCAGGCCGAGAGGATAAACCCAGGCGACTTCTAACCGAAGAACCAAAAATGGAAACCCAAACTAACTGAATTCGAATTTGGGCATTTCTGATGTAAACTGGATCGGTTTTGTCAACATAGAGAGCTTCCAATATTTGTTAAGAATTAAGCCAATAACAAGTATAAAATAAAGTCAAGTGACACaagatattaaagaaaaataaatcttCAAATCGGGTTATATAGAAATCAACAAATTACAGGTAAAATGGAGATAAAACTAAAAGCTTacacaatttttaatatttcttggCAAAAACTCTTAATCCAATATTTAGCTCATAACTGTTGTTGATCTTATCTCGTAACAGTTAcatgtaaatattatatgaatacaatacaataataatagaACAAATACAGTATATTATTTAATGAGATAAAGAAAAAGTCTTCTCGTTTGCTCTTAGGTCTGTGAAATtacagttcccttaaaacagtttcattgTCTTCCGTTTGTGCCGAAGAGTTTTGTCGGTGAATGTTTCCCATGATACAAtggaacctgcaatgatttagaacagaaaaaccactacaacaacGAACAAGACAAAAATACCTGAATCAATATCACCGAGTTTTGCATAGAAATTGttgagtcaagaaactcgaagaataCACACAAGAACACTCAAAGGAAAAAGGAAAAGTTTTAGAGTTTTAGagtgagaagtgataagataatgtgtgaAGAGAAATACAAgatgaagggatatttatagttgaaaattaaactcataatcaatttttaatccaacaaccactaatccatcatccatcaTTCCAACAATTATCcttgcttgccttttcatcatcttgcaagttacatccaacaataagtatttttgtagttacaataacAATTAACACCAATTATTAATTGCCCTCATTAAAtacattaatgttaattataacaattaacaaaattcattttcatttggattaaatttcatcttaattcacaatgaatttgatgtgaatttcatttggattaatttcacattaattcacatttgaatttggtctgaatttcatttggattaatttcacattaattcaaatttgaattttgtgtgaatttcatttggattaaatttcaaaattaattcacatttaaatttggtgtgaattttatttggattaatatcatttctattaaataatagaaatagtttaattccaacaatccccacattaacaaaaattgaaagattaacctagtgaaagattcaacattttaattttatataggATAGGTATGTGCAATCCTTTGAATCTttccttatgaaagtatatatttataactttactagccgattagtagactcaaTGTCATTGAACTATTTttccatttgtgtaaacgattacacacttttaCTTAAAATTCTTCTTGATACATATTagttctcatgattgtgttcgtTTTGGCCATTAACACTCGCCTGGTTCAGTGAGGGGGTCTAAAATTGGGTCGtacaattctttcgaagcgaccctacttctctctcacataggtgatctctttgttaacaaaaaatcattaaaagccCGTGTGCTTATCCTTTACCGAAATACTATTTTATCGTAGGATTTTTCACCCATAGCAATGTACCAAGTTTAGTACAATGAgattgtcccattgaacctagttatTGAGATCTCCAATCATCATAGGTTGTGTTTCCCTTCATTCTAACTTATTGTAGGCTTAAGTCCCATTCCTCGCGAGGACTTTAACACCAACTCTATGTTTAACCCTTTGGTTAGAGGATCCacaatattatctttatattttacgtaatcaattgagataattccagtagagagtaattgtctaatggtattatgtctacgacgtatatgtctagacttaccattatacatatgactcttAGCTCGTCCGATCATAGATTAACTATCACAATGAATAGAAATTGCTGGTACGAGCTTAGCCCACATTGgaatatattataagaatagaCGTAGCCATTCACTTTCTTCACCATATTTGTCAAGAGCTATAAATTTAGATTCCATCGTGGATCTAGCAATAATAGTttgtttagaagatttccaagATATAGTTGCACCTCCAAGTGTAAATAAATATCCACTTGTTGACTTAGAGTCTTTCATATCTAAAATCCAATTAGCATCAGTGTACCTTTCGATAACAACAGGATGTCTCGTGTAGTGCAAACCATAATCACGAGTATTTCTTAAATACCTAAGTAATCGTACAATGGCTTTCCAATGATTATTACCCAGATTACTTGTGTATCTACTTAGTTTGCTTACTGTATAGGCTATATCTGGTATTGTAtaactcattaagtacattagactcccaattattcgagaataatctaattgagaaacactctctccgcgatttttagatagatgttgacACATATCTATTAGAGTCTTAGACAATGTAGAATCATCCTTGTTAAAATTTTCAAGGATCTTATCCACATAATATGATTGACTTAGAACTATCCCTTCCGATATTTTAATCACtttgattccaagaatcacACTAGCCAATCCCATATATTTCATGTCAAATTTcgaatttaacatatatttagtgaatttaaccattttatcatgACTTCCATTGATAAGTATGTCATCTACATGAAGACATAAAATGACGTGACCAttttttgtgtctttaatataaatacatttatcacattcattgatcttaaatccatttgagatcatagcatgatcaaatttctcatgcCATTGTTTTGGAGCTTATTTTAAGCCATACAAAGACTTAAccaatttacaaactttattttcttgtcCTTCAGAAGAAAACCCTCGAGATTGATctatataaatttcttcttccaagtctCCATTTAAGAAAACTGTTTTTACGTCCATTTGATGAACTTCTAGATTGCGCAAAGAAGTAATCACAAGAATCAATGGAATAGAAGTTATTCTCATAACCGaagaatatgtatcaaaataatcaagaccttctcgttggcgatatcctttaccaccagtcttgccttatataaatcaattgatccatcaactttcattttccttttgaaaatccacCGACAATCTAGTGGTTTATTTCTCGGAGGCAGATCCACTAGTTCTCATGTATGATTTTGTAAGATAGATTAtatctcactattaattgcCTCTTTCCATTGAAGCCTTTCAGTTGAGGTAATTGCCTCATTATACGTTTCAGGTTCACTTTCTGtcatgaaagtaataaaatctgGACCAAATAATTTTTCCGTTCTAGCTCGTGTACTTCGTCTAAGttcaacctcaacttcattctccttttcttgttcatctagttcaagaaatctttttggagaacgttgttattcattagacttatatggaagtacatgttcaaagaatgatgcatttctcgattccattatcgtattattatgaatatctggaatgttttatttaaaaacaagaaaacaataaGCACTACTATTATGTGCAGatccaataaatatacaatcaacaGTTTTTGGTCCCACTTTTACCTTTTTAGGTAATGGTACAACTAACTTAGCTAGACACCCTCACCTTCGTAAGTATTCATATGATGGGTTTTTTTCATGCCACAATCATATGGACTCTTATCTAGCTTCTTTCGtggaaccttatttaaaaggtGATTAGCCTTCAAAAATAACATCTCCCCACATGTTCTATGGTAGACCCTAACATAATAGAAGTGAatttatcatttcttttaatgtttaatttatccTCTCAACCGTACCGTTTTATTGAGGAGAATAAGGTGATGTCGTCTCAGCCGTACCATTACCTAAAAAGGTAAAAGTTGGACCAAAAACTGTTGACAAAGTTAAATCTTTTCATGAAGACAACCTTAACAACACTTTTCCTTCACCTTGTATGTCACAAGTGGAAGAATTCCCCATGAATAACTTTTCACCGTTCTTCACTTCTTCGAGGCTTGAAAATACTTCTTCATTGGAGCAAACATGTCTTGTAGCTCCTGTGTCAACCCAACATTCTCGTGGATTAGACCCCACTAAGTTAACCTCAGATATCATCGCACATAGATCCATGTCCGATAATCCTTGAGTTAAGTTAGCCTCTCGAACTCTTCTCGACTTCTTGCAATTGGAAGACCTTTGGCCCATGCCATTGTAATTGAAATACTTTCCTGTGAACTTCTTAGAAATTCCTCCTTTAGGATTAAGGTTCTGATTTTTGGTAAAAGAACTgtgtttcttcttgtctttaCCATGTTCAATCACATTTGCATAAGCCATATGTTGACTAAAGTATTTCTTTGAGGcgcttttattttcctcttcaatgCGTAGACGAATCACCAATTCTTCTACGTTCTTCTCCATTCGCTTGTGCTTAAGGTAGTTCTTAAAATCTTTCCAAGATGGTGGCAACTTCTCAATAATAACCGTCACTTGGAAAGTTTCTCCCAAATTCATGCCCACGACATGAATTTTGTGCATAATAACTTGAatctcttgaacttgtttaatgacTGGTTTTGAATCTACAATTTTGTAGTCTAAAAATTGACCGACCATAAACTTTTTTGCACCCGCATCTTCAGTTTTGTACTTACGTTCAAGAGATTGTCATAGTTCTTTGGTCGTATTCTTTTTACTATACACATTGTACAATGAATCTGCCAAACCATTCAATACGTAATTTATACATAAGAAAGATGAATGGTGCCAAGCATCAATGGCCGAATCCGCTTGCACATCAACTTTCggatgcacgtttgcatccgatGATGAAGACACGTATGACTCATCAATTTTAGGAGTGGGAGGATCCTCCGTGAGGAATCGTGCGAGACTAAAGGTCGTGAGGTAGAAGAACATATTTTGCTGCCATctcttaaagtttgagccaTCAAACTTTTCTGTCTTATCTAGATGGTTAGCGGGAACCGGTGTCCTCATGGTGGAAGTAGTTGTTTCGGTAGTCTATTACGAAACAAAACTAGAAACGTGTTAAAATCTGAGATAAGTAATATGAgattgttttaagattgttggtaatcttatctcCTAACAATTATAcgtaaatattatatgaatacaatacaatgataataaaatagatatagtATATTATTGAATGAGATGAAGTAAAAGTCTTCTCGTTTGCTTCAAGGCCTGTGaaatcacagttcccttaaaac
This genomic window contains:
- the LOC124944992 gene encoding N6-adenosine-methyltransferase MT-A70-like, encoding METQADANEEMTRIKDMHQQLKTRIDTAQSAQLELIASLQTLDPSMVSSIDLSMKVLSSYNGIPYTPLPQSLPNPNPNRKLKRAPPPLPVSDNPSHSGNAKSQRPKPSHEVSSSRMDTDKFTIDESGGPLSVVRSVVAVCLLERVPFEPIDSSTVLLRLENGQSATPAEKAALRELGGELGAILAVEMALRSMAEDNGGVELEEFVVDGKSRVRVMAIDRSQLVKELPESKLHNNNESNDGIQMQKQSAVKSGGVMGGPIIPRPMQDMWMGHHLPGLSPMFPGQGSLMGPRGGPRAMGGGMMVMPSHRPPMGMNTSLVVSSNAIPLKAKTEEDELKDLEALLNKKSFRESQKSKTGEELLDLIRRPTARETAVAAKFKTKGGSQLKEYCTALTKEDCRRQCGSYIACEKVHFRRIIAPHTDLNLGDCSFLDTCRHMKTCKYVHYELDNSQEIIGVASSISSIPRPLKPQKAYYCSEVELGESQWINCDIRSFRMDVLGQFGVIMADPPWDIHMELPYGTMADDEMRSLNVPALQTDGLIFLWVTGRAMELGRECLELWGYKRVEELIWVKTNQLQRIIRTGRTGHWLNHSKEHCLIGIKGNPEVNRNIDTDVVVAEVRETSRKPDEMYPMLERISPRTRKLELFARMHNTHAGWMSLGNQLSGVRLVDDGLRARFKAAYPDVEVQPASPPPPPRPSSSPSPTELGVGTGGVIDSSTSNIILKSPDLTEGAPAPTAAASSLGPNPSPSSSSDPNQ